In Notolabrus celidotus isolate fNotCel1 chromosome 10, fNotCel1.pri, whole genome shotgun sequence, one DNA window encodes the following:
- the vwa8 gene encoding von Willebrand factor A domain-containing protein 8 produces MNPQILCSGSGSAARRVRNILGAVLGREGWMKRTHEVKLLNTSSGDTVKIGEISYKLKTPKNPELVPVQHLSGSLPQTVAQHLRWIMQKDLLGQDVFLIGPPGPLRRSIAMQYLELTKREVEYVALSRDTTETDLKQRREIRSGTAFYIDQCAVRAATEGRVLVLEGLEKAERNVLPVLNNLLENREMQLEDGRFLMAAERYDKLLQDHTKEEMDSWKIVRVSEDFRVIALGLPVPKYKGNPLDPPLRSRFQARDIYYLPFKDQLELLYTAGPNIAAERVSQLLSLATTLCSQESSSLGLPDFPVDNLIPALHVLNSFPMLSSQQLIQRLYPYNSILGKEGRTAVEGVLSRFELSDGQRLPASSAILNVSKPADLEGHADVKLRIAEQEITFQVAAGRKELRPPNSNPTFISTPSHSQLLTEMMQSHMAKDICLIGAKGCGKSMIAKEFAEMLGYSIEPVMLYQALYEVYPL; encoded by the exons ATGAACCCGCAGATCCTCTGTTCCGGCTCCGGCTCCGCGGCGAGGAGAGTCCGGAACATTCTGGGAGCAGTTCTGGGGAGAGAGGGCTGGATGAAGAGAACACATGAGGTCAAACTCCTCAATACATCTTCAG GCGACACAGTGAAGATCGGGGAGATCTCCTACAAACTCAAAACACCGAAGAATCCAGAGCTTGTTCCCGTCCAACACC TGTCAGGCTCGTTGCCGCAGACTGTCGCTCAGCACCTGAGATGGATCATGCAGAAAGACCTTTTGGGGCAGGATGTGTTCCTCATCGGTCCCCCAGGCCCCCTGAGAAGATCCATAGCCATGCAGTACCTT GAGCTGACCAAACGGGAGGTGGAGTACGTGGCTCTGTCGAGGGACACCACAGAGACCGACctgaaacagaggagagagatccGCTCAGGGACGGCCTTCTACATCGACCAG TGTGCTGTAAGGGCAGCAACAGAAGGTCGAGTCCTGGTCCTGGAGGGTCTGGAGAAGGCAGAGAGAAACGTCCTGCCGGTCCTCAACAACCTGCTGGAGAACAGGGAGATGCAGCTGGAGGACGGACGCTTCCTGATGGCAGCTGAGAGATACGACAAGCTGCTGCAG GATCACACCAAAGAGGAGATGGACAGCTGGAAGATCGTTCGTGTGAGCGAGGACTTTCGGGTCATTGCGCTCGGTCTTCCTGTCCCCAAATACAAGGGCAACCCGCTGGACCCCCCTCTCCGCTCCCGCTTCCAAGCCAGAGACATCTACTACCTACCGTTCAAG GACCAGTTGGAGCTGTTGTACACAGCAGGACCAAACATCGCTGCAGAGAG GGTGTCCCAGCTGCTCTCTTTGGCTACAACTTTATGCTCCCAGGAATCCTCCAGCCTTGGCCTGCCTGACTTCCCCGTAGACAACCTGATCCCTGCCCTCCACGTGCTG AACTCCTTCCCCATGCTGTCCTCCCAGCAGCTCATCCAGAGACTCTACCCGTACAACAGCATCCTAGGAAAGGAGGGACGCACCGCTGTGGAGGGGGTACTCAGT aggtTTGAGCTCTCGGACGGTCAACGTCTGCCGGCATCCAGCGCCATTTTGAACGTATCCAAGCCAGCAGATCTTGAGGGTCATGCAGATGTCAAATTACGAATCGCTGAACAGGAGATCACCTTTCAG GTCGCTGCAGGCCGGAAGGAGCTGCGCCCGCCCAACAGCAACCCCACCTTCATCAGCACGCCGAGTCACTCCCAGCTGCTGACTGAGATGATGCAGTCACACATGGCGAAAGACATCTGTCTGATCGGAGCTAAG ggCTGTGGAAAGTCGATGATCGCCAAAGAGTTTGCAGAGATGTTGGGTTACAGCATCGAGCCAGTCATGCTCTACCAG GCCCTCTATGAGGTCTACCCCCTATGA